In Paenibacillus kyungheensis, the following are encoded in one genomic region:
- the rpoE gene encoding DNA-directed RNA polymerase subunit delta: MSTPQELKIDPEKVHEIPMVDLAVAILKKINTPLYYRDLMKEVAELRGFTKEQTDEYIAQLYTEINVDGRFACVGTNLWGLKRWYPLERAEDPIANAKRPRIINDEEDDDIEDEEFNNEDVVDADETEDENYDAVDEDSDDIFVDGEDDDEDKADLVIDDEDDDDDDEDEDEEYVEEDNKE, translated from the coding sequence GTGAGTACACCGCAAGAATTAAAAATCGATCCGGAAAAGGTACACGAAATTCCGATGGTAGATTTGGCTGTTGCTATTTTGAAAAAAATCAATACGCCTCTATATTATCGTGACCTTATGAAGGAAGTTGCAGAACTACGTGGCTTTACTAAAGAACAAACTGATGAGTATATCGCTCAACTATATACTGAAATTAATGTAGATGGACGTTTTGCATGTGTAGGTACTAACCTATGGGGTCTTAAACGTTGGTATCCGCTTGAGCGTGCAGAAGATCCAATCGCGAATGCGAAGCGCCCTCGTATCATCAACGATGAAGAAGATGATGATATCGAAGACGAAGAATTCAACAACGAAGATGTTGTTGATGCAGATGAAACAGAAGATGAGAACTACGATGCAGTAGACGAAGATTCTGATGATATCTTTGTTGACGGCGAAGATGACGATGAAGACAAAGCTGATCTTGTTATCGACGACGAAGATGACGATGACGACGATGAAGACGAAGATGAAGAATATGTAGAAGAAGACAATAAAGAGTAA